In Mycetocola zhujimingii, one DNA window encodes the following:
- a CDS encoding TetR/AcrR family transcriptional regulator: protein MPKINAPTVAEHRSARRTALLRATETLLLESGLAGVNPRTVCERANLTRSSFYDYFNSKDDLLVAVAIDAFEQWDREIEAELSGVERPMDRLKILIEATMRMTADGKHDIAAPLRQADLAPTHIDDLMTLHDTLMRPLQRTIADLGVEQPERFAGLAQGVMSAGIQLVQHGLEPQAVADDVFRMLTVGLPLPE, encoded by the coding sequence ATGCCCAAGATCAACGCCCCCACCGTCGCCGAGCACCGGTCTGCTCGTCGAACCGCGCTCCTGCGTGCGACGGAAACCCTGTTGCTCGAATCCGGCCTCGCGGGCGTGAACCCCCGGACCGTCTGCGAACGGGCCAACCTCACTCGCTCGAGTTTCTACGACTACTTCAACTCCAAGGACGATCTCCTCGTCGCCGTTGCAATCGATGCATTCGAGCAGTGGGATCGTGAAATCGAAGCGGAGCTCAGCGGCGTCGAACGCCCAATGGACAGACTGAAGATTCTCATCGAGGCGACCATGCGCATGACGGCCGATGGCAAGCACGACATTGCCGCTCCGCTCAGGCAGGCAGACCTTGCACCGACTCACATCGACGACCTCATGACGCTTCACGACACGCTCATGAGGCCACTCCAGCGGACCATTGCAGATCTGGGCGTCGAGCAGCCAGAGCGGTTCGCTGGACTCGCACAAGGGGTGATGAGCGCTGGCATCCAGCTCGTGCAACACGGACTCGAACCGCAGGCTGTTGCCGACGACGTCTTCCGGATGCTGACAGTCGGCCTGCCGCTGCCCGAGTAG
- a CDS encoding GyrI-like domain-containing protein, with protein MDKYDVKVALKELYSPSPKDFSVVDVPRMQYLAIDGHGDPNTSPEYAAAIEALYPVAYALKFASKKELGRDFVVAPLEGLWRADDPVVFTQRQKDAWDWTMMISLPDWITAEMTDAAITATKTKKGIPAVDQLRLLDLTEGTSVQILHIGSYDDEAPTLARLHHEYLPANGLTFNGDHHEIYLSDPRRTAPEKLKTILRQPVRSA; from the coding sequence GTGGACAAATACGACGTCAAGGTGGCCCTCAAAGAGCTGTATTCGCCCTCGCCGAAGGACTTCTCGGTCGTCGACGTGCCGCGGATGCAGTACCTCGCGATCGACGGGCACGGCGACCCGAACACCTCACCGGAGTACGCCGCGGCGATCGAAGCGCTCTACCCCGTTGCGTACGCGCTGAAGTTCGCGAGCAAGAAAGAGCTCGGCCGTGACTTCGTCGTCGCGCCGTTGGAGGGGCTGTGGCGCGCAGACGACCCGGTGGTTTTCACCCAGCGGCAGAAAGACGCCTGGGACTGGACCATGATGATCAGCCTGCCCGACTGGATCACTGCTGAAATGACGGATGCCGCCATCACGGCAACGAAGACGAAGAAAGGCATCCCTGCGGTCGACCAACTTCGCCTACTCGACCTCACCGAGGGCACGTCGGTGCAGATCCTGCACATCGGTTCGTATGACGACGAGGCGCCTACTCTGGCCCGACTCCACCACGAGTACCTCCCGGCCAACGGCCTCACCTTCAACGGTGATCACCACGAGATCTACCTCAGTGATCCGCGCCGGACGGCACCCGAGAAGCTCAAGACGATACTGCGGCAGCCGGTTCGGTCGGCGTGA
- a CDS encoding bleomycin resistance protein, with the protein MPQHSDVAPPSLVPELLITDLTTSLRFWVDLCGFEILYDRPEEGFAYLHLGSAHVMLDQIGLGRDWVTGTLERPLGRGVNFEIAVPSLDEILARCAAAKWPLFLQPETRWYRTADGDIGVQQFLVQDPDGYLLRFTSRVASTTA; encoded by the coding sequence ATGCCCCAGCACTCTGATGTCGCACCCCCGAGCCTGGTTCCTGAGCTCCTGATCACAGACCTCACGACCAGCCTCCGTTTCTGGGTCGACCTCTGCGGGTTTGAGATTCTCTACGACCGGCCGGAGGAAGGGTTCGCTTATCTCCACCTGGGTTCCGCGCACGTCATGCTCGACCAGATCGGGCTGGGTCGGGACTGGGTCACGGGCACGCTCGAGCGCCCTCTCGGCCGGGGCGTGAACTTCGAGATCGCTGTTCCTTCCCTCGACGAGATACTGGCTCGCTGTGCCGCCGCCAAGTGGCCTCTCTTCCTGCAGCCCGAAACCCGGTGGTATCGAACAGCGGATGGCGACATCGGCGTGCAGCAGTTTCTCGTGCAGGATCCGGATGGCTATTTACTTCGGTTCACGTCGCGCGTAGCTTCAACGACGGCCTGA
- a CDS encoding RNA polymerase sigma factor, giving the protein MTDVKRTLDALWRIEGARIVATLARVTGDLGLAEDLAQEAVADALVQWPESGVPRNGAAWLTTVAKRKAIDGWRRRERLDERYRAMGHELESGPAGEGMAADAWEPIDDDILRLIFTACHPVLSREGQIALTLRIVGGLTTEEIARMFLVPVATVQQRIVRAKKTLSAANVPFEVPDPSEWRERLSAVLGAIYLIFTEGYAATSGDRWIRNDLANEALRLGRILAELVPREPEAHALVALMEFQASRFAARVDREGAPILLAEQDRSRWDRTQIGRAQAALDRADAAGRGRGPYALQAAIAECHATAPSVTGTNWERIVLLYEALGRIAPNPVVELNRAAAVSMATGPASALLIVDQLADEGALRGSHLLPSVRGELLARLGRLEEARSEFATAAALTLNSRQRDVLLAKAAAL; this is encoded by the coding sequence ATGACTGACGTGAAGCGCACCCTCGATGCACTCTGGCGCATCGAGGGTGCGAGGATCGTTGCAACGCTCGCGAGAGTGACTGGCGATCTCGGTCTCGCTGAGGATCTCGCACAGGAGGCCGTTGCCGATGCCCTTGTGCAGTGGCCGGAATCCGGAGTGCCGCGGAACGGGGCGGCCTGGCTGACCACCGTCGCGAAGCGGAAGGCCATTGACGGCTGGCGTCGGCGTGAACGCCTCGATGAGCGCTACCGGGCGATGGGTCACGAGCTCGAGAGCGGCCCGGCAGGTGAGGGCATGGCAGCGGATGCCTGGGAGCCGATCGATGACGACATCCTCCGTCTGATCTTCACCGCGTGCCATCCCGTACTCAGCCGTGAGGGGCAGATCGCCTTGACGCTGCGCATCGTCGGTGGTCTCACCACTGAGGAGATTGCGCGAATGTTCCTTGTTCCGGTCGCGACGGTCCAGCAGAGGATCGTGCGGGCGAAGAAGACGCTCTCGGCGGCGAACGTGCCGTTCGAGGTACCCGATCCGAGCGAGTGGCGGGAACGGCTGTCCGCTGTTCTCGGTGCGATCTACCTGATCTTCACCGAGGGGTATGCGGCAACCTCGGGCGACCGGTGGATCCGAAACGACCTGGCCAATGAGGCACTGCGGCTGGGGCGGATCCTCGCCGAACTCGTGCCACGTGAGCCAGAGGCCCACGCGCTCGTTGCCCTGATGGAGTTCCAGGCGTCGCGGTTTGCGGCTCGGGTCGATCGTGAGGGAGCGCCGATCCTGCTCGCCGAGCAGGATCGTAGCCGATGGGATCGCACCCAGATCGGTCGAGCGCAGGCCGCGCTCGACCGGGCCGATGCGGCAGGTCGCGGCCGTGGCCCGTATGCCCTGCAGGCGGCGATCGCTGAGTGCCATGCGACCGCGCCGAGTGTCACCGGCACGAACTGGGAGCGGATCGTGCTGCTCTACGAGGCGCTGGGCCGGATCGCGCCCAATCCTGTTGTCGAATTGAATCGCGCTGCGGCGGTCTCGATGGCGACCGGTCCGGCATCCGCTCTGCTGATTGTTGATCAGCTCGCCGATGAAGGCGCCTTGCGCGGCTCCCACCTGCTGCCGAGTGTGCGCGGTGAGTTGCTTGCGCGCCTCGGCCGCCTCGAGGAGGCGCGGTCCGAGTTCGCGACGGCTGCGGCGCTGACGCTGAACTCGAGGCAGCGTGACGTGCTGCTCGCGAAGGCGGCGGCGCTCTGA
- a CDS encoding alkene reductase, with amino-acid sequence MDLFSPVSLGDLHLANRIVMAPLTRVRSGEDGVPGDLVVEHYAQRATLGLIISEGVYISEESRAFWGQPGIVTDAQVTAWRKVTDAVHAEGGRIVMQLMHGGRVSHTAITRTDRIVAPSAIAINGEVRTPQGKAPFPVPHALTADELTTVRDEFVAAAVRAIEAGFDGVEVHSANGYLLHEFLSPASNQRDDAFGGSPENRAAFVLDVTTAVADAVGAGRVGIRVSPSHNIQDALETDQADVAATYGALMDGLKPLGLAYLSVLHNEPTGDLVQGLRTRFGGKLIANSGFGTVTTRDEAIALIDSSHADAVAIGRMAIANPDLVARWQGEHPENQPNPGTFYGDGALGYTDYPRLDESALAGA; translated from the coding sequence ATGGACTTGTTCTCGCCCGTTTCGCTCGGAGATCTCCACCTCGCCAACCGCATTGTGATGGCACCACTGACCCGGGTTCGATCCGGCGAAGACGGTGTCCCTGGTGACCTGGTCGTCGAACACTACGCGCAGAGAGCCACCCTCGGCCTGATCATCTCCGAGGGCGTCTACATCAGCGAAGAGTCACGCGCATTCTGGGGCCAGCCGGGCATCGTCACCGACGCCCAGGTCACCGCCTGGCGCAAGGTCACAGACGCCGTCCACGCCGAGGGCGGACGCATCGTCATGCAGCTCATGCACGGTGGACGCGTCAGCCACACCGCGATCACCCGCACCGACCGCATCGTCGCGCCGAGCGCCATCGCGATCAACGGCGAGGTGCGCACCCCACAGGGCAAAGCCCCGTTCCCTGTCCCCCACGCACTCACCGCCGACGAGCTCACCACCGTCCGCGACGAGTTCGTCGCAGCCGCAGTGCGCGCGATCGAGGCCGGCTTCGACGGAGTCGAGGTGCACTCCGCCAACGGATACCTCCTCCACGAGTTCCTCTCCCCCGCCTCGAACCAGCGCGACGACGCATTCGGCGGATCCCCCGAGAACCGCGCGGCCTTCGTGCTCGACGTGACCACAGCGGTAGCGGATGCCGTCGGCGCAGGCCGCGTAGGCATCCGTGTTTCTCCGTCGCACAACATCCAGGACGCGCTCGAGACCGATCAGGCCGACGTCGCTGCGACCTACGGCGCGCTCATGGACGGCCTCAAGCCGCTCGGACTCGCGTACCTCAGCGTGCTGCACAACGAGCCGACGGGCGACCTCGTGCAGGGCCTCCGCACCCGGTTCGGCGGCAAGCTCATCGCAAACAGCGGCTTCGGCACGGTGACGACACGCGACGAGGCGATTGCGCTCATCGATTCGTCCCACGCGGATGCCGTCGCCATCGGCCGCATGGCCATCGCGAACCCGGACCTCGTTGCTCGCTGGCAGGGAGAGCACCCGGAGAACCAGCCCAACCCCGGAACGTTCTACGGGGATGGCGCGCTCGGATACACCGACTACCCGCGCCTCGACGAGTCGGCGCTCGCCGGCGCCTAA
- a CDS encoding MBL fold metallo-hydrolase translates to MREITANVYQLEKSKGANGYVVRGGGRTALIDPGMASGHDQVVAELRDARLHTGEVTDILLTHYDFDHSQVVKRLQATLDVPVWMSATDAALMRGDKAAPTAFRRFIKRVVSLEYPTAVTEITGDRDVFPGLHAFATPGHTPGHTGFRWDNVLFSGDAVAVTKTGDLKQFFSITISDKPAALRTEKLLRGMIRAENIEWICAGHNPPTKAAANLS, encoded by the coding sequence ATGCGCGAGATCACCGCGAACGTCTATCAGCTCGAGAAGTCGAAGGGAGCAAACGGGTACGTGGTGCGGGGCGGCGGGCGTACGGCGCTCATCGACCCGGGGATGGCCTCGGGTCATGACCAGGTCGTTGCCGAATTGCGTGACGCACGGCTTCACACCGGCGAAGTCACCGACATCCTGCTCACTCACTACGACTTCGACCACTCACAGGTCGTGAAGCGCCTGCAGGCAACGCTGGATGTGCCGGTCTGGATGAGCGCGACGGATGCTGCGCTCATGCGGGGCGACAAAGCCGCACCCACCGCATTCCGGCGATTCATCAAGCGCGTCGTCTCGCTCGAGTACCCAACTGCTGTGACGGAGATCACCGGTGATCGCGACGTGTTCCCCGGATTGCATGCGTTCGCAACCCCGGGTCACACTCCCGGCCACACAGGTTTTCGCTGGGACAACGTGCTCTTCAGCGGGGATGCCGTCGCCGTCACGAAGACGGGTGACCTCAAGCAGTTCTTCTCCATCACGATCAGCGACAAACCGGCCGCGCTTCGGACGGAAAAGCTGTTGCGTGGGATGATCCGTGCCGAGAACATCGAGTGGATCTGCGCGGGGCACAACCCGCCGACGAAGGCTGCGGCGAACCTTTCCTGA
- a CDS encoding YciI family protein — protein MKYMLIMRSTDEAKKEYQSRPFEEILEAMGAYNESLIKAGVLLGGDGLADDMTDNFVVDFSTDTPVVTDGPYGETHELFNGFWIIQVGSKEEAAEWASRVPLGPGSKIEVRRVTEMSDFADYADTPAMKQEAAWRAERGEQLA, from the coding sequence ATGAAGTACATGCTGATCATGCGGTCGACCGACGAGGCGAAGAAGGAATACCAGTCACGGCCGTTCGAGGAAATTCTTGAGGCGATGGGCGCATACAACGAGTCGCTGATCAAGGCCGGTGTTCTGCTCGGCGGTGACGGACTCGCCGACGACATGACCGATAACTTCGTCGTCGACTTCTCGACCGACACCCCCGTCGTCACCGACGGCCCCTACGGCGAAACCCATGAACTCTTCAACGGGTTCTGGATCATCCAGGTTGGTTCGAAGGAAGAAGCAGCCGAGTGGGCGAGCCGTGTTCCGCTCGGGCCTGGCTCGAAGATCGAGGTCCGTCGAGTGACCGAGATGAGCGACTTCGCGGACTACGCAGACACCCCCGCCATGAAGCAGGAGGCTGCCTGGCGGGCCGAACGCGGCGAGCAGCTGGCCTGA
- a CDS encoding deoxyguanosinetriphosphate triphosphohydrolase family protein, with translation MLSYPKSHTGGGRDRTIAEPHTDIEDEFRVDVERIRFSPYFSRLSAVTQVIPQAGSGTVVHNRLTHSLKVSAVARSIAVGFREVPDHVRDTIEDLGGCDPVVVQAAAAAHDLGHPPFGHLGEQVLDRIARKKLGLPDGFEGNAQTFRILTALDSCDATPRGLNLTKAVRAAVLKYPWTRNEWRSIRPRPAEDLPRGVGSDMANGALKFSAYSVDAREMAEVLDVFPAIAQHQQTLECSVMDVADDIAYSVHDLDDFYRAGVLQYTSVSAELSGWLASQSALAALDASELAVRRIPGHSLEAAWRQVQAKDAWIADVDAFRNAVDRVTSDLVEGLLTIPYDGGLEADRAVSAFTRRWIDRLKSSIRVEREPNIRSGHVRLSRQAWHDVVVLKFVHTRFVLDRPDLAVFQRGQSRVIEALVDGFHGWLNDPADAARAPRRLLDSVEAATEEYRQLRDDSPEFFTSAGVVTGVAEVARLGQARAVIDYVASLTDAQAISVATLISGTSDNLWESGRGL, from the coding sequence ATGCTGAGCTACCCAAAGTCCCACACCGGTGGCGGCCGCGACCGCACGATCGCCGAGCCACACACCGACATCGAAGATGAGTTCCGCGTCGACGTCGAACGCATCAGGTTCTCTCCCTACTTTTCACGCCTCTCGGCAGTGACCCAGGTGATTCCTCAGGCCGGCTCGGGCACCGTCGTGCACAACCGACTCACGCACTCGCTCAAGGTGTCGGCTGTTGCGCGATCGATTGCCGTGGGATTCCGGGAAGTTCCCGACCATGTCCGCGACACCATCGAGGATCTCGGTGGCTGTGACCCGGTCGTCGTCCAGGCCGCAGCCGCAGCACACGACCTGGGTCACCCACCCTTCGGGCACCTCGGCGAACAGGTCCTCGACCGCATTGCCCGCAAGAAACTCGGCCTGCCCGACGGATTCGAGGGCAACGCCCAAACCTTCCGCATTCTCACCGCGCTCGACAGCTGCGACGCCACCCCACGCGGCCTCAACCTCACCAAAGCCGTACGCGCGGCCGTGCTCAAGTATCCGTGGACACGCAACGAATGGCGCAGCATCCGCCCCCGCCCCGCCGAAGATCTTCCCCGCGGCGTCGGCTCGGACATGGCCAACGGCGCCCTCAAGTTCTCCGCCTACTCGGTCGACGCCCGCGAAATGGCCGAGGTTCTCGACGTCTTTCCCGCCATTGCCCAGCACCAGCAGACCCTCGAATGCTCGGTGATGGATGTCGCAGACGACATCGCGTACTCGGTGCACGACCTCGATGACTTCTATCGCGCGGGAGTGCTCCAGTACACGTCAGTGTCCGCCGAGCTCAGTGGCTGGCTGGCCTCCCAGTCGGCACTTGCCGCGCTGGATGCCTCGGAGCTCGCGGTTCGCCGCATCCCCGGGCACTCGCTCGAAGCTGCGTGGCGACAGGTGCAGGCGAAGGATGCCTGGATCGCCGACGTGGATGCCTTCCGCAACGCGGTCGATCGGGTCACGAGCGATCTCGTCGAGGGGCTCCTCACCATTCCCTACGATGGCGGACTCGAGGCCGATCGCGCGGTTTCCGCCTTCACCCGGCGCTGGATCGACCGGCTCAAGAGCTCGATTCGGGTTGAGCGGGAGCCGAACATCCGCAGTGGACACGTGCGATTGAGCCGGCAGGCCTGGCATGACGTCGTCGTGCTCAAGTTCGTCCACACCCGGTTCGTGCTCGACCGGCCCGACCTCGCCGTATTCCAGCGTGGCCAGTCCCGCGTGATCGAGGCCCTCGTCGACGGCTTCCACGGCTGGCTCAACGACCCGGCCGACGCCGCTCGTGCCCCGCGCCGGCTGCTCGACTCGGTTGAAGCGGCGACCGAGGAGTACCGCCAGTTACGGGATGACTCACCCGAATTCTTCACCTCGGCAGGAGTAGTGACGGGAGTGGCGGAAGTCGCCAGGCTCGGCCAGGCGCGCGCGGTCATCGACTACGTCGCGTCGCTCACCGACGCCCAGGCAATCTCGGTGGCGACGCTCATTAGTGGCACCTCCGACAACCTGTGGGAGTCGGGACGCGGTCTGTAG
- a CDS encoding oxidoreductase: MTPFSVSDVPDMIGRTVVVTGANSGLGRSTARTFASRGARVIIAVRDVAKGNDARATMSGDIEVRRLDLADLASIRAFADSLDEPIDLLINNAGLMIPPLGRTADGFELQFGTNHLGHFALTNLLLPQIRERVVTVSSTAHRAGSIDFNDLNWERRRYRAMAAYGQSKLANLLFTAELQRRLTKASSSVIATAAHPGTAATNLVRLSGKRPTLDAVTRKLTGLLFQSEDDGALPTLFAAVSDIPGNSYAGPSGFLEGRGAPELVERSRRARDHAVARRLWTVSEELTGVNFPLSRVTG, from the coding sequence ATGACTCCATTTTCTGTTTCGGATGTTCCAGACATGATTGGCCGCACGGTGGTCGTCACCGGTGCCAACAGTGGCCTCGGCCGCTCCACCGCTCGCACGTTCGCATCTCGCGGAGCGCGAGTGATTATTGCCGTTCGTGACGTTGCGAAGGGCAACGACGCTCGGGCCACCATGAGCGGAGACATCGAGGTTCGTCGCCTTGACCTCGCCGATCTCGCCTCGATACGCGCATTCGCCGACAGTCTTGACGAACCCATCGACCTCCTCATCAACAACGCAGGTCTGATGATTCCGCCCCTCGGCCGCACGGCCGATGGGTTTGAGCTGCAATTCGGCACCAACCACCTGGGCCATTTCGCGCTGACCAATCTGCTCCTGCCCCAGATTCGGGAGCGAGTGGTTACGGTGTCCTCCACCGCCCATCGGGCCGGATCGATCGACTTCAACGACCTCAACTGGGAGCGACGGCGCTACCGGGCCATGGCCGCATATGGACAATCGAAGCTCGCCAACCTGCTCTTCACCGCCGAGTTGCAACGACGACTCACGAAAGCTTCGTCGTCGGTGATCGCGACCGCCGCACACCCCGGCACAGCTGCGACCAATCTGGTGAGGCTGTCGGGCAAACGACCGACACTCGATGCGGTCACCCGAAAACTCACCGGGTTGCTCTTCCAGAGCGAGGACGACGGCGCGCTTCCCACTCTCTTCGCCGCAGTGTCAGACATTCCGGGCAACAGCTATGCCGGCCCGAGCGGCTTCCTTGAGGGGCGCGGTGCACCAGAACTGGTCGAGCGCTCACGACGCGCTCGAGATCACGCGGTCGCCCGTCGGTTGTGGACCGTCTCCGAAGAGCTCACCGGGGTGAATTTCCCGCTGTCCCGCGTCACAGGTTGA
- a CDS encoding ABC transporter ATP-binding protein: MTANTPALDISDATLELGDGDARVLALDSVSLRVMPGEFVAIVGPSGSGKSSLLAVAGALSRPDSGSVRVHNTDVTTLSKGASAQFRLENIGFVFQSGNLLPALSAADQLRLVGRLAGNPKVDVDSLLESVGMAHRAKHRPGELSGGERQRVGIARALVNSPSLLLVDEPTAALDRRRSREVVELLANQARNSNVAVVMVTHDHDTLAYCDRVLEMTDGALLPAVPAAA; this comes from the coding sequence ATGACTGCAAACACCCCAGCGCTCGATATCAGCGACGCAACCCTGGAGCTCGGCGACGGTGACGCTCGCGTCCTCGCGCTCGACTCCGTTTCCCTCCGCGTCATGCCCGGCGAGTTTGTCGCCATTGTCGGCCCATCAGGGTCGGGTAAGTCGTCCCTGCTGGCCGTGGCCGGCGCACTCTCACGACCGGATTCCGGCAGCGTGCGCGTGCACAACACCGACGTGACCACCCTGTCGAAGGGGGCGTCAGCTCAGTTCCGCCTGGAGAACATCGGTTTTGTGTTCCAGTCCGGCAACCTGCTGCCCGCCCTGAGTGCAGCGGATCAGCTTCGGCTTGTCGGCCGGCTGGCGGGCAACCCCAAGGTTGACGTGGATTCCCTGCTCGAGTCGGTGGGAATGGCTCACCGCGCCAAGCACCGCCCGGGAGAACTCTCCGGTGGCGAGCGCCAGCGCGTCGGAATCGCACGGGCCCTGGTCAACAGCCCGAGCCTTCTCCTGGTCGACGAGCCGACGGCCGCCCTCGACCGTCGACGCAGCCGCGAAGTCGTTGAGCTGCTGGCCAATCAGGCCCGCAACTCGAACGTGGCTGTCGTCATGGTCACACACGATCACGACACACTCGCGTACTGCGACCGCGTCCTTGAGATGACCGACGGCGCCCTCCTCCCGGCAGTTCCAGCCGCCGCCTGA
- the murQ gene encoding N-acetylmuramic acid 6-phosphate etherase yields the protein MSIFNEHLAGLATESVDSRYSDIDRMSVAELAATMNAADAEVPAAVARALPQIAPAIEAASERMSRGGRLLYVGAGTPGRIGILDASECPPTFGTPPSLVVGIIAGGPSAIVHPAEGAEDDELAGSAAMDEAGITPNDTVIGIASSGRTPYVIAAVRRAGERGALTVGLSCNVDTPLSAVAEHAIEVAVGPEVLAGSTRLKAGTAQKLVLNMFSTIVMVQQGKTYGNLMVDLNPSNHKLRERAIGMVADIAGVDRAVAAATLESAGFNVKIAAVMLRLGVDRDAAEQRLTDAGGRLRAALGE from the coding sequence ATGAGCATATTCAACGAACACCTGGCCGGCCTCGCGACCGAGTCTGTCGACTCCCGGTACAGCGACATCGACCGGATGTCCGTGGCCGAACTGGCGGCGACGATGAACGCCGCAGACGCCGAGGTCCCCGCCGCCGTCGCCCGTGCACTCCCCCAGATCGCACCAGCAATCGAAGCGGCAAGCGAACGGATGTCGCGTGGCGGCCGCCTGCTCTACGTCGGCGCCGGCACGCCAGGACGCATCGGCATCCTCGACGCGTCTGAATGCCCGCCGACCTTTGGCACCCCGCCCTCACTCGTGGTCGGAATCATCGCCGGTGGGCCATCCGCGATCGTTCACCCCGCTGAGGGTGCTGAGGACGATGAGCTGGCCGGTTCCGCTGCGATGGATGAGGCCGGAATCACACCGAACGACACGGTCATCGGTATCGCGTCGAGCGGCCGCACGCCCTACGTCATCGCTGCGGTTCGTCGCGCTGGCGAGCGTGGCGCGCTCACCGTGGGGCTGTCCTGCAACGTCGATACCCCGCTCAGCGCCGTTGCAGAGCACGCGATCGAGGTTGCCGTCGGACCGGAGGTGCTCGCGGGATCCACCCGGCTCAAGGCGGGCACCGCTCAGAAACTCGTCCTCAACATGTTCTCGACCATCGTGATGGTGCAGCAGGGCAAGACCTACGGCAACCTCATGGTCGACCTCAACCCGAGCAACCACAAGCTGCGGGAACGCGCGATCGGCATGGTTGCGGACATCGCCGGCGTGGACCGGGCTGTCGCGGCGGCGACCCTCGAATCCGCTGGCTTCAACGTCAAGATCGCTGCGGTGATGCTGCGGCTCGGCGTCGACCGCGATGCGGCCGAACAGCGGCTGACGGATGCTGGCGGCCGGCTGCGCGCGGCGCTGGGCGAGTGA
- a CDS encoding ABC transporter permease, whose amino-acid sequence MFLALRELRFARGRFTLMGIVIALISVLVVLLSGLSSGLVNDGVSGMKSMPVTAFAFDEGTMTDNAFSRSIVDDEQLTSWQNADGVDKAEPMGVSIVNTVTDDDTQLDLTLFGVEPDGFLAPEVSSGEKLGDVAGIIVSQPLEDAGVELGTVVTLDRIDLELTVVGFTEGQSTFGHVDVAYLPIETWQLIASNTAEAGVPTASAIDTVDYPYSSVVAIQAADGEELDYAASDDAAGTTSMTLNEAFNASPGYEAETMTLTMIQVFLYVICALVVGAFFTVWTIQRSHDIAVLRAVGASSRYLLRDSLAQAAILLVGFTIVGVAAGVGLGALMPSAMPFALEATPIAIASVTTIVLGLLGAAVAVVRISRIDPLAALGGRR is encoded by the coding sequence ATGTTTCTCGCGTTACGCGAATTGCGGTTCGCCCGCGGCCGCTTCACCCTGATGGGCATCGTCATTGCCCTGATTTCAGTACTAGTCGTACTTCTCTCCGGCCTGTCCTCCGGACTCGTCAATGACGGTGTGTCGGGAATGAAGTCCATGCCCGTCACCGCCTTTGCCTTCGACGAAGGCACCATGACGGACAACGCATTCAGCCGCTCCATTGTCGATGATGAGCAGTTGACGTCCTGGCAGAACGCCGATGGCGTCGATAAGGCTGAACCAATGGGCGTCAGCATCGTCAACACAGTCACGGATGATGACACTCAGCTGGACCTGACCCTCTTCGGTGTCGAACCGGACGGCTTCCTGGCACCCGAAGTGTCGTCGGGCGAAAAGCTCGGTGACGTCGCCGGCATCATCGTTTCTCAACCGCTCGAGGACGCCGGAGTCGAACTCGGCACCGTCGTGACCCTCGACCGAATCGACCTCGAACTCACCGTTGTCGGTTTCACCGAGGGGCAGTCGACCTTCGGCCACGTCGATGTCGCCTACCTCCCGATCGAGACCTGGCAGTTGATCGCGTCGAACACAGCTGAGGCGGGAGTCCCGACCGCGTCGGCCATCGACACTGTCGACTACCCGTACTCCAGCGTTGTCGCTATCCAGGCCGCTGATGGCGAAGAGCTCGACTACGCCGCGTCGGACGACGCAGCGGGCACGACGAGCATGACCCTGAACGAAGCGTTCAACGCTTCTCCCGGCTACGAGGCCGAGACGATGACACTCACCATGATCCAGGTCTTCCTGTACGTGATTTGCGCCCTCGTCGTCGGAGCATTCTTCACGGTCTGGACCATCCAGCGCTCGCACGACATCGCGGTCCTCCGCGCTGTCGGAGCGTCGAGCCGCTACCTGCTGCGCGACAGCCTGGCCCAGGCGGCGATCCTGCTCGTCGGCTTCACGATTGTCGGTGTCGCGGCGGGCGTCGGACTCGGCGCATTGATGCCGAGCGCAATGCCCTTCGCTCTCGAGGCAACTCCCATCGCCATAGCATCCGTCACCACCATCGTCCTCGGCCTTCTCGGTGCCGCCGTCGCCGTTGTTCGCATCTCTCGCATCGACCCGCTTGCCGCTCTTGGAGGACGGCGATAA